The Desulfonatronum thiodismutans nucleotide sequence TGCGCAGAGGGCGTGTGTTTGTTCTCTATGGCGAATCAATAGGTATTACGGACACACCAGACGTAGAATGGATTATCTTTATGACTTAGCCTGGATAATGTTCCTGTCAACATGTGCATGGAATAACGCGCATGCTCCCCATAACCTGTGTAATGGGTGCTGGTCCAATAATATTCACCTTGGATTCCTTCAAAAGGGTGCTGACCGCGAGTTGCCTTGTAAATTGCGGGGAACTCATCCTTTGAGGGCAGTCTCCATCCCGTGATGCTATCCGCGGCAAGCGAAGCGCATCGGGATGTGGCGGAATCCCAATCCATGTTGCCAAACATATTGGCATCCTTCGTCCACATCAGCCCCGTCACAGTATCCGTCACCGTACCGTTCCCATTGTCCACGAACCTCTGGGCCTGGGCTTCGCTTGTAATGACCATCCCGGCCAGGCAGAGCATGAAGGCCAGGGCTGCTGTTGTGAAAAGCTTTGTCCATATTTTCCGCATGGCGATACTCCTTGATGATATTGCATGATCTTCACAGTCTGAATGCCTTCAGCCTTCTGCTTTGACTGAATGAGGCTGTCCTCAACGACAACCCAATTTAATCAAAGGGCCAAATCTCAGAACAGTCAAATCAACGATCACTGTGCGGGACGCACGGCGCGAGCATAATAAGTATTAAACTTATTGAAGTGGCTCACGAGGCCGCTACCGAAGTCGACGATCCACGCGTTGAGCCTATAGCTGGCGTAGGTAGTAGACGACCAGTAATAGGACGGCACTAATTCCATCAAAGATTTACATGGCCGGTTGTTCAGATTTGCTAATTCATCGATGCTTGGCAACCTCCAACCCGAATGTCCGCCAAGTGGAAGTTCGGATACATATCTCATGGCATCATCCCAGGTCCCCATGCCAGCCGTTTCCTTCTGCCACATCAGGCCGGTGCCATTGTCCGTCACGGTCCAGCCCCCGTTGTCCAGGCACTGCTGGGCAAAGGATGTAGAAGAGATAAATAGCATTGTCAGACAGAAAGTGAGTGAAATTGCCATTGTTCCAAATGTCTTCATGAATTTTTGTTCATAGCAATTTTCGTTTTTTGGAATTAAAAGTTTCGTATACAAAGCGGTTTTTTAACAGATAAATAGTTAAATTGACTGGCTATCTGCTTTTTCCGCTTCATTCCAAATTATTTAATTCGTCACACACCACGGTCTGCATCTCGCTTTTGTGTTTCCCTCATTATTTTGTCGTGCGGCACGAACATGGTGACGGATGGATTTATCAACAGAAATTGTATCAGAGTTGTTGAAGGTGACTGTCAATGCTTCGGAACCAGTAGAGGTGAATGACCAATATAAAGAATCTGCTGCCCCTTCTAGCATTGACTTGCATGCCGAAGAATACAATCTGACTAATGTATTTGCATCAGCCAATGCCCAGTCAGAATGTCCAGCCAATGAAAGGCCGGAAGTATAATTCATGGCCGCATCCCAGTTCATTGGACCAGCCGTTGCTTTCTGCCACATCAGGCCGGTTCCGTTGTCCGTCACTGTTCCATCCCCGTTGTCCACGCACTGCTGGGCGAATGCCGTGCCGGACATGACCAGCCCGGTCAGGCAGAGCATGAAGGCCAGGGCTACTGTTGTGGAAAGCTTTCTCCATATATTTGGCATGGTGTTTCTCCTACCCCTTTCGTTTGCGAACAGTGGTGGCTTCTGAAAAATAAAGTCACTCACTTCAGGATGTTGGACCTCCGTGACAGGGCCAACTGCAGCTGTTGTCCTTTGTCAAACCCGGCTGCGGGCCGCCGCCCTTCCAGTGCGGGCAGTCGAAATGCCGCGTGTCCTTGCTGAGGCAATCGTTTCTGTCCATCACGCATTCATCGAGACAGTCCATGTTCCCCGGGGGGCACAGGGCCTCGCACTGGTTCCATTTCGCGTCGCAGGAATCCTTGATGCTCGTGAAGGTTTGGTTGCAGCAGGCGATGCAGTCGAGCAGGTCGGGGCAGCCGTGGACGCAGTCGATATAGGTGCCGGTTGCGGCGTGAAGGTTGGGGGTTGCCATGAACAGCAGGGCCAGGGAAGCGGACAGGATGAGTTTTCGCATTTTCAATCTCCTTTTGTGAGTTGAAGGTTTAATTTCGATGATGCTTCTTTCTAAGCACGATCCATGCCAGAATAAAATAATACAATTCCAGAATGTTAAAAAATTACGCCAACCAATCAAACCCCTGCTGTTTGCGCCAATTCCATTGGCACTGCCAACACTTCTGGCAAATAGTAAGCTGTCCCCATGCCGTTTGCTGATCTCGCTGGGGTGGTGTGACTATTGGGATGGATGTGAATATCAGGGTGCTGTTGGTGGGGCAATGGGGTGAGGCATTGATGGCCGGTGCCATGGGTAGAGGAGAAAGCCTGAACGTTGAGATTTAGTTCGAAGAAACAAGTTCAATCCATGTCGCATTGCCCGAGGGAATCGCTTTGATTCCCTCGGGCTTTTGCTGTGAGGTAGCAGACTGTACGCAGCGCAAAACGGCAAGCCTACTGAATCTTGGCAAATCCCTAAAAATCTATCCCCTCCAGATAGGCCTCCGGAGCCGTCTTTTCCACGTGCCGCTGTTATGTCTTTTTGTTGGAAACCACCCGTTCCAACACCTTCGCCAAATCCTCCATCCTCACCGGCTTGCCCAGATAGTCGTCCATTCCGGCAGCCAGAAACTTCTCCCGGTCGCCGAGCATGGCATAGGCGGTCAGGGCAATGATCGGCGTTCGCCGGTGGGAGGGCTGAGGGATGAGACCTGAAACCTGAGAGCCAGACGTCCGCCCTCCGACGTCCGATTTCTGACTACTGACTTCTGACTCCTGACTCCTGATCCTTTTCGTCGCCTCCACCCCGTTCATTACCGGCATCTGCACGTCCATCAGGATCACGTCGAAGTCCTGGGCGGCGAGAAGGTCCAAAACCTGTTGGCCGTCTTCGGCCAGGGCCACGGTGTGTCCGGCCTTTTCCAGCAGCATCTGGATGGGGAGGGCATTGGACGGTTCGTCCTCGGCCAGCAGGATGCGCAGCTTCTGCTTTGCTTCGGGCGATTTCGGCATCTCCTGAAGCTTGAGGCTGTCCTCACCGACAGGAAATTTGAACGGCAGAATCACATTCACGGTGGTTCCTTCGCCGACAGTAGAGACCACGGAGATATTCCCGCCCATAAGGTCCACGAGGCGCTTGACAATGGATAACCCCAATCCCGCGCCCTGAAAGCTGCGAGTGTACGATCCCTCCACCTGAAAGAACGGATTGAAGACGTTTCTGAGCTTATTCACGGGAATTCCAATACCTGTATCCGCAACGGTGAAAAGCAGCTTGCAAACGTCTCCCTTGTCGGATGTTAACGGAGTCACATCAACCCGAATGCTCCCCTTGTCCGTAAACTTCAAGGCGTTGCCCACCAAGTTGAAGAGTACTTGCCGGACTCGTGCCTCGTCCCCAACGATCCGGGCGGGAATGGACGACTCAATGGCGCATTCCAGGGTCACGCCCTTGTTTCTTGCATCGAACGTGAACAGTCCGAACACGGAATCCCGCAACTCCTCAAGGCTGAACTCCGACTCATGAATGTCCATTTTCCCGGCCTCAATCCGGGACAGATCCAGGATGTCCGAAAGCAGTCTGGTCAGACGGTTGGCCGAACCAACAGCCAACCGCACATACTGCTTTTGATCGTCATCCAGGGCAGTGACCTCCAGAAGCTGCATCATGCCCATGATTCCGTTGATAGGGGTGCGTATTTCATGGCTCATGTTGGCCAAAAATTCAGATTTGGCCTTGTTGGCGGCTTCAGCCTGCTCCTTGGCCTGGATCAGGGCTTGTTCGATCTGTTTAAGCTCAGTCAGGTCGATATCGATGCAA carries:
- a CDS encoding Lcl C-terminal domain-containing protein, with translation MRKIWTKLFTTAALAFMLCLAGMVITSEAQAQRFVDNGNGTVTDTVTGLMWTKDANMFGNMDWDSATSRCASLAADSITGWRLPSKDEFPAIYKATRGQHPFEGIQGEYYWTSTHYTGYGEHARYSMHMLTGTLSRLSHKDNPFYVWCVRNTY
- a CDS encoding Lcl C-terminal domain-containing protein; amino-acid sequence: MKTFGTMAISLTFCLTMLFISSTSFAQQCLDNGGWTVTDNGTGLMWQKETAGMGTWDDAMRYVSELPLGGHSGWRLPSIDELANLNNRPCKSLMELVPSYYWSSTTYASYRLNAWIVDFGSGLVSHFNKFNTYYARAVRPAQ
- a CDS encoding Lcl C-terminal domain-containing protein, which translates into the protein MPNIWRKLSTTVALAFMLCLTGLVMSGTAFAQQCVDNGDGTVTDNGTGLMWQKATAGPMNWDAAMNYTSGLSLAGHSDWALADANTLVRLYSSACKSMLEGAADSLYWSFTSTGSEALTVTFNNSDTISVDKSIRHHVRAARQNNEGNTKARCRPWCVTN